The DNA window CAGCGCGGCAGCATTCCAGCGAGCGCTTCGGGCGTGTGCATTTCGGCTACCGGATCGGCAGGCGTGCGCGCGCTGCGGCGGATGCCGATCACCGTCAGGCCGAGCGCCTGGCCGAGCCGGGCGATTTCGGTGCCGATGCTGCCCATGCCGAGCACGCACAGCGTCTGTCCGGCCAGGTCGGCCGGTCCGGTCGAACCCCGGAACTGCAGCCAGGTATGGGCCTGCTGCGCCTTGATCCAGGCCGGAAAGCCGCGCGCCAGCATGAGCAGCCCGGTGATGGCCGACTGGGCAATCGGCACGGCGGAAGTGCCGGCGGCGGAGGTGACGCGGATACCGCGGCCGAGCAGTTCGGCGAAGATGGGATGGTCGACGCCGACGTTGAACGTCTGCAGCCAACGCAGGTTCGGCGCCTTGCGCACCGCGGAAAAGAATGAGCGTGGCCGGGTCTCATACACGTCGCTGGTATAGAAGGCGACCTGGATGCTGGGAAGAAGGTCATCCGGCACGCGCGCCTGGGGGTCGGCGGGGA is part of the Betaproteobacteria bacterium genome and encodes:
- a CDS encoding D-2-hydroxyacid dehydrogenase yields the protein MTEAAVAVGVLVSDRFPADLAQRCERYAGGIGRRLAWIPVPADPQARVPDDLLPSIQVAFYTSDVYETRPRSFFSAVRKAPNLRWLQTFNVGVDHPIFAELLGRGIRVTSAAGTSAVPIAQSAITGLLMLARGFPAWIKAQQAHTWLQFRGSTGPADLAGQTLCVLGMGSIGTEIARLGQALGLTVIGIRRSARTPADPVAEMHTPEALAGMLPRCNWLAIACPLTAETRRLIDGPMLARLPQGARVINVARGEIVDEAALITALSDGHLSGAYLDVFEKEPLPPESPLWDLPNVIVTPHNCGASSGNDIRVLALFGANLEHWLSGRALVNEVSPRST